From the Oleiharenicola lentus genome, one window contains:
- a CDS encoding spermidine synthase, translated as MLLPALTIFLGAFLLFQLQPLMGKFLLPWFGGGPGVWTTCMLFFQTLLLAGYAYAHGITTKLPPRKQAVVHLGLLAGALLFLPVIPGAGWKPTGSDVPVLRILLLLAATVGLPYLALSATGPLVQRWISLGNPTASPYRLYALSNAGSLLALVSFPFVFEPHATRTALGWGWSAGFVVFAGLCGALAWRVRAWPAGRDRAGPVSGLADADPASPLSQADDLAPNATDRLMWFALPAVASLLLLAVTNKICLDIAAVPFLWVLPLAVYLLTFILCFDHPRWYSRRLWSALLVLGCGGTARCLADSTITLPVQVGVFTATLFAAGMVCHGELYRLRPAPSRLTGYYLVIALGGAAGSLFVALGGPLLFADYRELQVGLVLALYFMGVTCVLKRSRALATGSAVGALAIVLLVPALQAETSRGGATWFTSWAQETVGFFGENGPVITAGAGFLALTLRHRWRIGTGVWKLRHAGIPLLAAVLLGVLFVVQARKEGTLVLAAARNFYGAYKVLLYGEEHERSRSHLLSHGGITHGMQLTHADYLDWPTTYYGATSGVARALDSVSGARRIGLVGLGAGSLVTYGRPDDVFRFYEIDPAIVGVARDYFSYLRRTPARVEIALGDARLSMEAELRDRGPQEFDLLILDAFSGDAIPVHLLTREAMAIYRQHLKPGGLLAIHISNRHLDLRPVVESLARHHGLHFVTISDTVEKENWWLYNTTWMLLSADEKLLKAEAISQAAEEPPDETARLVDWTDDHASLFEVLK; from the coding sequence ATGCTGCTTCCCGCGCTCACCATTTTCCTCGGCGCCTTCCTGCTGTTTCAGCTCCAGCCCCTGATGGGCAAGTTTCTGCTGCCGTGGTTCGGGGGCGGGCCGGGAGTATGGACGACATGCATGTTGTTTTTCCAGACGCTGCTGCTCGCCGGTTACGCCTACGCCCACGGGATCACCACGAAACTGCCGCCCCGGAAGCAGGCTGTCGTGCATCTCGGACTGCTTGCCGGGGCGCTCCTTTTTCTGCCGGTGATCCCGGGCGCCGGCTGGAAGCCAACCGGCAGCGATGTACCGGTGTTGCGCATCCTGCTGCTGCTCGCAGCCACCGTTGGGCTGCCCTACCTCGCTCTCTCGGCGACCGGGCCGCTCGTGCAACGCTGGATCAGTCTGGGCAACCCGACGGCGTCGCCCTACCGGCTTTACGCCCTCTCCAACGCGGGTTCTTTGCTCGCACTCGTGAGTTTTCCCTTCGTCTTCGAGCCGCACGCCACGCGCACGGCGCTCGGCTGGGGCTGGTCGGCGGGATTCGTGGTGTTCGCGGGGCTTTGCGGCGCGCTGGCCTGGCGCGTGCGGGCCTGGCCGGCGGGCCGAGACCGTGCAGGGCCGGTCTCCGGCCTGGCCGATGCCGATCCGGCAAGCCCCTTATCGCAGGCGGATGACTTAGCCCCGAACGCCACCGACCGGCTGATGTGGTTTGCCTTGCCCGCCGTGGCCTCGCTACTGCTGCTGGCCGTCACCAACAAGATCTGCCTGGATATCGCCGCGGTGCCGTTCCTCTGGGTTCTGCCGCTGGCGGTTTACCTGCTGACCTTCATTCTCTGTTTTGATCACCCCCGCTGGTATTCACGCCGCCTCTGGAGCGCGCTGCTTGTGCTGGGCTGCGGCGGCACAGCCCGTTGCCTGGCCGACTCAACGATTACCCTGCCGGTGCAGGTCGGCGTTTTCACCGCCACCCTCTTCGCGGCCGGCATGGTCTGCCACGGGGAACTTTACCGGCTGCGTCCGGCCCCTTCCAGGCTCACGGGCTACTACCTCGTCATCGCCCTGGGCGGGGCGGCGGGCAGTTTGTTTGTCGCGCTCGGCGGGCCGCTGCTGTTCGCCGACTACCGCGAACTGCAGGTCGGCCTGGTGCTGGCGCTCTACTTCATGGGCGTCACCTGCGTGCTGAAACGCAGCCGTGCGCTGGCCACGGGCTCGGCCGTCGGCGCGCTGGCGATAGTCCTCCTCGTGCCCGCGCTTCAGGCCGAGACGAGCCGGGGAGGGGCGACGTGGTTCACTTCATGGGCGCAGGAAACCGTCGGGTTCTTCGGTGAAAATGGGCCGGTGATCACGGCCGGCGCGGGCTTCCTGGCGCTGACCCTGCGACACCGCTGGCGGATCGGCACCGGTGTCTGGAAACTTCGCCACGCGGGCATCCCCCTGCTCGCGGCGGTGCTGCTGGGCGTGCTCTTTGTCGTGCAGGCCCGCAAGGAAGGGACGCTGGTGCTGGCCGCGGCGCGCAATTTCTACGGCGCCTACAAGGTGCTGCTCTACGGCGAGGAGCATGAGCGCTCGCGCAGCCACCTCCTCTCGCATGGCGGCATCACTCACGGCATGCAGCTCACGCACGCCGACTACCTCGACTGGCCCACGACCTACTACGGCGCCACCAGCGGCGTGGCGCGGGCGCTGGACTCGGTCAGCGGCGCCCGGCGTATCGGACTGGTCGGGCTGGGCGCCGGCTCCCTCGTCACCTACGGGCGGCCCGACGATGTTTTCCGCTTCTACGAGATCGACCCCGCCATCGTCGGCGTGGCCCGCGACTACTTCAGCTACCTCCGGCGTACTCCGGCCCGGGTGGAAATTGCGCTGGGAGACGCGCGGCTCTCCATGGAGGCCGAACTGCGGGACCGCGGGCCGCAGGAATTCGACCTGCTCATCCTCGACGCCTTCAGCGGCGACGCCATCCCCGTGCATCTGCTGACCCGCGAGGCCATGGCGATCTACCGGCAGCACCTGAAGCCGGGCGGGCTGCTGGCGATCCACATCTCAAACCGCCACCTCGACCTTCGCCCCGTGGTTGAGAGCCTGGCGCGGCACCACGGGCTGCACTTCGTCACCATCAGCGACACCGTGGAAAAGGAAAACTGGTGGCTCTACAACACGACCTGGATGCTGCTGAGCGCCGACGAAAAACTGCTGAAGGCCGAGGCCATCAGCCAGGCGGCCGAGGAGCCGCCCGACGAAACGGCACGGCTGGTGGACTGGACCGACGACCACGCCAGCCTCTTCGAGGTGCTGAAGTGA
- a CDS encoding universal stress protein encodes MKTLLVPVDFSAVTEKVIEAALAQAKAFRGRVHLLHVIQPPVVGSGEFALPVEIVEEAVNTNKRNALQKLDGRLETFRGAGIECSASTVVGAPDFAILEEAAKIEADAIIMGSHGHGRLYDFLVGSTASGVIKRTKCAVLVIPPADKHG; translated from the coding sequence ATGAAAACCCTGCTCGTGCCCGTTGATTTCTCTGCGGTCACCGAAAAGGTGATCGAGGCGGCCCTGGCGCAGGCCAAGGCCTTTCGGGGGCGGGTTCACCTGCTCCACGTCATCCAACCCCCCGTCGTCGGCAGCGGCGAGTTCGCGCTGCCGGTCGAGATTGTCGAGGAGGCCGTGAACACCAACAAGCGCAACGCCCTCCAGAAGCTCGACGGCCGGCTCGAGACCTTCCGGGGCGCCGGCATCGAATGCTCCGCCTCCACCGTCGTCGGGGCGCCCGACTTCGCCATCCTGGAGGAAGCCGCCAAGATCGAGGCCGACGCCATCATCATGGGTTCGCACGGTCACGGCCGCCTCTACGATTTCCTGGTCGGCAGCACGGCCAGCGGCGTCATCAAGCGCACCAAGTGCGCCGTGCTCGTGATTCCGCCCGCCGACAAGCACGGCTGA
- a CDS encoding DUF885 domain-containing protein: MRNLLRLLPVLSLLLVPFAGLAAVPATPAAVEQICADYWEDYLRANPLSATFNGDNRYNDRFGPVTSAEEIAATRGLAEKYLARLAELDPAGLPSEDRISYDLLRYQQQQSLEALQFPSHLLPVNQMSSLHLLLAQLGSGRLAQPFNTVEDYDRWLARAASFAPYVDGIIADMRTGIAQGIVLPKALAKPVLPQLENLGTADLGKSVFMSPVRKFPQAFSEADRTRLTAAFTALVTDTLAPAYQRLHVFLRDTYLPACRDTVALGDLPGGKEWYAFLAKSATTTDLDPESIHAIGLAEVARIRGQFEEAKVRVGFKGTLKEFFTHLLTEPTLKFSTREEIQAAYEGLRAKVEAKVPALFGRTPKTPYEIRPVESFREVSGPPAQYYQGLPDGSRPGIFYYNAYKPETRTRFTTTAYFVHEAVPGHHFENSLALEHPSLPAFRRFGGSTAYSEGWGLYSERLGIEMGLYEDPWQWVGRHSAEIWRAVRLVVDTGIHAKGWTREQAIAYFIDNVPQSEVVAVQEIERYIAIPGQALSYKIGEIKIRELRARAEKTLGAKFDIRAFHDEVLAHGSVPLSVLEAAVDRWITAQE, encoded by the coding sequence ATGCGAAACCTCCTCCGCCTGCTCCCCGTCCTGTCGCTGCTGCTCGTCCCCTTTGCCGGCCTGGCCGCCGTTCCGGCCACGCCCGCGGCGGTGGAGCAGATCTGCGCCGACTACTGGGAGGACTACCTCCGGGCGAATCCCCTCAGCGCGACCTTCAACGGCGACAACCGCTACAACGACCGCTTCGGTCCCGTTACTTCCGCCGAGGAAATCGCCGCCACTCGCGGGCTCGCGGAAAAATACCTCGCGCGTCTCGCCGAACTCGATCCCGCCGGTCTGCCGTCCGAGGATCGCATCAGCTACGACCTGCTCCGCTACCAGCAGCAGCAGTCGCTCGAGGCGCTGCAGTTTCCGTCGCACCTGCTGCCCGTCAACCAGATGAGCAGCCTGCATCTGTTGCTCGCCCAGCTCGGCTCGGGCCGGCTCGCGCAGCCGTTCAACACCGTGGAGGACTACGACCGCTGGCTCGCCCGCGCCGCCTCGTTTGCGCCCTATGTGGACGGCATCATCGCCGACATGCGCACGGGCATCGCGCAGGGCATCGTGCTGCCGAAGGCGCTTGCCAAGCCCGTGCTGCCGCAGCTCGAAAATCTCGGCACGGCAGACCTCGGGAAGAGCGTGTTCATGTCCCCCGTGCGGAAGTTTCCGCAAGCCTTCAGCGAGGCCGACCGGACCCGCCTGACCGCCGCCTTCACCGCGCTGGTGACGGACACACTGGCGCCGGCCTACCAGCGGTTGCACGTTTTCCTGCGCGACACCTACCTGCCGGCCTGTCGCGACACCGTCGCGCTCGGCGATCTGCCCGGCGGCAAGGAGTGGTATGCCTTCCTGGCGAAGAGTGCGACGACCACCGACCTCGACCCTGAGTCGATCCACGCCATCGGTCTCGCCGAGGTGGCGCGCATCCGCGGGCAGTTCGAGGAGGCGAAGGTGCGCGTCGGCTTCAAGGGCACGCTCAAGGAATTCTTCACCCACCTGCTCACCGAACCGACCCTGAAATTCAGCACCCGCGAGGAAATCCAGGCCGCCTACGAGGGGCTGCGCGCCAAGGTCGAGGCGAAGGTGCCGGCCCTCTTCGGACGCACGCCGAAGACGCCTTATGAGATCCGCCCCGTCGAGTCCTTTCGCGAGGTCAGCGGTCCGCCGGCGCAGTATTACCAGGGCCTGCCCGACGGTTCGCGTCCAGGTATCTTCTACTACAACGCCTACAAGCCCGAGACGCGCACGCGCTTCACGACCACCGCCTACTTCGTGCACGAGGCTGTGCCCGGCCATCATTTTGAAAACAGCCTCGCGCTGGAACACCCTTCGTTGCCGGCCTTCCGCCGTTTCGGCGGCAGCACCGCCTACAGCGAGGGCTGGGGCCTTTACAGCGAGAGGCTCGGGATTGAGATGGGGCTCTACGAGGACCCGTGGCAATGGGTCGGCCGGCACTCCGCCGAGATCTGGCGCGCCGTGCGCCTCGTGGTGGACACCGGCATCCACGCCAAGGGCTGGACTCGCGAGCAGGCCATCGCCTATTTCATCGACAACGTGCCGCAGAGCGAGGTCGTCGCCGTGCAGGAGATCGAGCGCTACATCGCGATTCCCGGCCAGGCGCTGAGCTACAAGATCGGCGAGATCAAGATCCGCGAATTGCGGGCCCGGGCGGAGAAGACCCTCGGCGCGAAGTTCGACATCCGCGCCTTCCACGACGAAGTGCTCGCCCACGGCTCCGTGCCCCTCAGTGTGCTCGAAGCTGCCGTGGACCGGTGGATCACGGCTCAAGAATAA
- a CDS encoding Gfo/Idh/MocA family protein produces MKTLSAAGLVLGAAPGLLAAAVTGRRKRYAIVGLGSRYRMYHDAIEKTYKEHAELVALCDKNAGRLALAQKRSAENGAPVPAGYLHTDFDKMVREAKPDVVIVTTMDSTHDEYLVRAMELGCDTVTEKPMTTTPDKCQRILDARAKTGKLVRVLFNYRYSPPRTQVKDILMSGEIGEVLSVDFQWLLNTSHGADYFRRWHGRKENSGGLMIHKATHHFDLVNWWLGAVPVRVDATGKREFYTPAMAKRFGLSSHHDRCHTCPEKDKCGFFMSLADNPGLKSLYLDQEHHDGYFRDQCVFNPRIDIEDTMNVIVGYDNNVTLNYSLNAFNAWEGYQIAFNGTLGRLEHSIVEQVYVNAADSDDAQGAIAEGGTRTRVIPLRGAGRKVEPWTGTGSHGGGDKLMLDDLFLPAPPADKYLRAADERAGAISILIGAAANQCFTTHQPVDIRKLVTGLGTPEYAPMPSRTGPLPMPQAARIRRG; encoded by the coding sequence ATGAAAACCCTCTCGGCCGCCGGCCTCGTGCTTGGCGCCGCCCCGGGCCTGCTTGCCGCCGCCGTCACCGGCCGGCGCAAGCGCTACGCCATCGTCGGCCTCGGCTCGCGCTACCGGATGTATCACGACGCGATCGAGAAAACCTACAAGGAACACGCCGAGCTCGTCGCCCTCTGCGACAAAAACGCCGGCCGCCTCGCCCTCGCGCAAAAGCGCTCCGCGGAAAACGGCGCCCCCGTGCCCGCCGGCTACCTGCACACCGATTTCGACAAGATGGTCCGCGAGGCGAAGCCCGATGTCGTCATCGTCACCACCATGGACTCCACGCATGACGAATACCTTGTGCGCGCCATGGAGCTCGGCTGTGACACGGTCACGGAGAAGCCGATGACCACCACGCCCGACAAGTGCCAGCGCATCCTCGATGCCCGCGCGAAGACCGGGAAGCTCGTGCGCGTCCTCTTCAACTACCGCTACTCCCCGCCCCGCACGCAGGTGAAGGACATCCTCATGTCCGGCGAGATCGGCGAGGTGTTGTCCGTTGATTTCCAGTGGCTGCTCAACACCAGCCACGGCGCCGACTACTTCCGCCGCTGGCACGGCCGGAAGGAAAACTCCGGCGGCCTCATGATCCACAAGGCCACCCACCACTTCGACCTCGTCAACTGGTGGCTCGGCGCCGTGCCCGTGCGCGTGGACGCCACCGGCAAGCGCGAGTTCTACACCCCGGCCATGGCGAAGCGCTTCGGCCTGTCGTCGCACCACGACCGCTGCCACACCTGCCCGGAAAAGGACAAGTGCGGCTTCTTCATGAGCCTCGCCGACAACCCCGGCCTCAAGTCCCTCTACCTCGACCAGGAACACCATGACGGCTACTTCCGCGACCAGTGCGTGTTCAACCCGCGCATCGACATCGAGGACACGATGAACGTCATCGTCGGCTACGACAACAACGTCACCCTCAACTACAGCCTCAACGCCTTCAACGCGTGGGAGGGCTACCAGATCGCCTTCAACGGCACGCTCGGCCGCCTCGAGCACAGCATCGTCGAGCAGGTCTATGTGAACGCCGCCGACTCCGACGACGCCCAGGGCGCCATTGCCGAGGGCGGCACGCGCACCCGCGTCATCCCGCTGCGCGGCGCCGGCCGCAAGGTCGAGCCCTGGACCGGCACCGGTTCCCACGGGGGCGGCGACAAGCTGATGCTCGACGACCTCTTCCTGCCCGCCCCGCCCGCCGACAAATACCTGCGCGCCGCCGACGAGCGCGCCGGTGCCATCTCCATTTTGATCGGCGCCGCGGCGAACCAGTGCTTCACCACCCACCAGCCCGTGGACATCCGCAAGCTCGTCACCGGCCTCGGCACCCCCGAATACGCCCCGATGCCCTCCCGCACCGGTCCGCTCCCGATGCCCCAAGCCGCTCGCATCCGCCGAGGCTGA
- a CDS encoding cyclic nucleotide-binding domain-containing protein translates to MDINLTLTAKKWQLASQLQRTSSYGGVQVVKNIPERTYLTITSKQWVVLEQFGEARTVPQVLESAITERFSPALGEFYEIILKAVRARILVEPGQTTVPVMAASWPLSLRMAYWSPILWVMLLLGLGVSVYFRPLLPLGWQDAAIGTGLALLAGLVGASLGASLLRGAKGEVYLKRWFICTDDACMLPPEDQRTVAVGPLSFVALTAGLLCWLRPEWAIPPLAFLFILGRPFLRARMNAIIRVGAHRRLNDASHHFIFPPNRSVRNRVKLLALGLRSATTWLEVAYGVVWTLLLAYFFGELSEMPPWKLAFWQTLGPRLGLAAAGSLGLLALIYLGLEIYVFSRDHARRWKEWLVLTFRRWCRRGKLPTDEAARLRALLASPALRLLPPQVQQPLAKAFRSEELGPWKPLPLDGRFGVILSGEVGVYRLAQSGRRVLVQVLGEGDLVGLHDLADPARPDSTCRTLTPVHLLLTERAPYEVELLARMPLPALTHQVRIAPFLSRISLCASWHRQAVQRFAELSLIKNYADKEVILEQGFFSESFFIILEGEAQIIAGQRRLAVIGRGSYFGEIGLLQNSNSVARVVAQTGTRCLCVPRKEFMRFVTHNHSVALELERVSSKRLGHPIFPLSPGNFRQH, encoded by the coding sequence ATGGACATCAATCTTACCCTCACGGCAAAAAAATGGCAGCTGGCCTCGCAGCTGCAGCGCACTTCCTCGTATGGCGGCGTGCAGGTGGTGAAAAACATTCCGGAGCGGACCTACCTGACCATCACGTCGAAGCAGTGGGTCGTGCTGGAACAGTTTGGCGAGGCACGCACCGTCCCGCAGGTGCTGGAATCGGCGATCACGGAGCGTTTCAGTCCTGCACTGGGAGAGTTCTACGAGATCATCCTCAAGGCCGTGCGCGCGCGCATCCTGGTGGAGCCCGGTCAGACCACCGTGCCGGTGATGGCCGCCAGCTGGCCGTTGAGCCTGCGCATGGCCTATTGGTCACCGATCCTTTGGGTGATGCTTCTGTTGGGGCTGGGCGTCTCGGTATATTTCCGACCCCTTCTGCCTTTGGGTTGGCAGGATGCGGCCATCGGCACCGGGCTGGCCCTGCTGGCAGGTTTGGTGGGTGCCTCCCTCGGAGCGTCGCTCCTGCGTGGGGCCAAGGGCGAGGTTTACCTGAAGCGCTGGTTTATCTGCACGGATGACGCCTGCATGCTCCCGCCGGAGGATCAGCGCACGGTGGCCGTCGGACCGTTGTCTTTCGTGGCGCTGACGGCCGGGCTGCTGTGCTGGTTGCGGCCGGAATGGGCCATCCCACCGCTGGCCTTTCTTTTCATCCTGGGCCGGCCGTTCCTGCGCGCCCGCATGAACGCCATCATCCGCGTGGGCGCCCACCGCCGGCTGAACGACGCGAGCCATCATTTCATCTTTCCGCCCAACCGCTCGGTGCGCAACCGCGTGAAGCTGCTGGCGCTGGGCCTGCGCAGCGCGACGACCTGGCTGGAGGTCGCCTACGGCGTGGTCTGGACGCTACTCCTGGCCTATTTCTTTGGCGAGCTGTCGGAGATGCCCCCGTGGAAGCTCGCCTTCTGGCAGACGCTCGGTCCGCGTCTCGGCCTGGCGGCGGCCGGTTCCCTCGGCCTGCTCGCGCTGATCTACCTCGGTCTCGAGATCTACGTGTTCTCGCGCGACCATGCGCGCCGCTGGAAGGAATGGCTGGTCCTCACTTTCCGCCGCTGGTGCCGCCGCGGCAAGCTCCCCACCGACGAAGCCGCCCGGCTCCGCGCCTTGCTCGCCTCGCCGGCGCTCCGGCTCCTGCCGCCGCAGGTCCAGCAACCGCTGGCCAAGGCCTTTCGCTCGGAGGAACTGGGACCGTGGAAGCCGCTGCCGCTGGACGGCCGGTTCGGGGTGATTCTCTCCGGCGAGGTCGGTGTTTATCGCCTGGCCCAGAGCGGCCGGCGGGTGCTGGTGCAGGTGCTGGGCGAGGGCGACCTCGTCGGCCTGCACGATCTGGCGGATCCCGCGCGGCCCGACAGCACCTGCCGCACGCTCACGCCGGTTCACCTGCTTCTGACCGAGCGCGCGCCCTACGAGGTCGAGTTGCTCGCCCGGATGCCGCTCCCCGCGCTGACCCACCAGGTGCGCATCGCTCCTTTCCTCTCCCGCATCTCGCTCTGCGCCTCGTGGCACCGGCAGGCGGTGCAGCGTTTCGCCGAGCTTTCCCTGATCAAGAACTACGCCGACAAGGAGGTCATCCTCGAGCAGGGTTTCTTCAGCGAAAGCTTTTTCATCATCCTTGAGGGCGAAGCCCAGATCATCGCGGGCCAGCGCCGGCTGGCGGTCATCGGCCGCGGCAGCTACTTCGGCGAGATCGGCCTGCTGCAAAACAGCAACTCCGTCGCGCGCGTCGTGGCGCAGACGGGCACCCGCTGCCTCTGCGTGCCGCGCAAGGAGTTCATGCGCTTCGTCACGCACAACCACTCGGTGGCACTCGAACTCGAGCGGGTCAGCTCGAAGCGCCTCGGTCATCCGATCTTTCCGCTCTCGCCGGGCAACTTCCGTCAACACTGA
- a CDS encoding HAD family acid phosphatase: protein MLKLKRLPALLLLSAVLALPVKQTAAEPANLSPAKEAVVRYINSGEYGRDLTKVAVSANKYLVRRLAKPPKEGEKRAVVFDIDETALTNLSHIMAHDFGYVPEVWDKWVAAGQAKPIVPVQLIYDHAVRNGVAVFFITGRGPEDATGTERNLRETGYTVWTGIHYKPVPGMSARQFKTTIRRKLINEGYTIVLNIGDQQSDLVGGLAERTYKLPNPFYLIR, encoded by the coding sequence ATGTTGAAGTTGAAGCGCCTCCCCGCCCTGCTCCTCCTGTCGGCCGTCCTCGCGCTGCCGGTGAAACAAACCGCCGCCGAGCCGGCCAACCTCAGCCCGGCCAAGGAGGCGGTTGTGCGCTACATCAACTCGGGCGAATACGGCCGCGACCTGACCAAGGTCGCGGTGAGCGCGAACAAATACCTCGTGCGGCGGCTGGCCAAGCCGCCCAAGGAGGGCGAGAAGCGCGCCGTCGTCTTCGATATCGACGAGACCGCGCTCACCAATCTCAGCCACATCATGGCCCACGACTTCGGCTATGTGCCGGAGGTGTGGGACAAGTGGGTGGCCGCCGGCCAGGCCAAGCCCATCGTGCCGGTGCAGCTCATCTACGACCACGCCGTGCGCAACGGCGTGGCGGTTTTCTTCATCACCGGCCGCGGCCCCGAGGATGCCACCGGCACCGAGCGCAACCTGCGCGAAACCGGCTACACCGTGTGGACCGGCATCCACTACAAGCCGGTCCCGGGGATGTCCGCCCGCCAGTTCAAGACCACGATCCGTCGCAAGCTGATCAACGAAGGCTACACGATCGTGCTGAACATCGGCGACCAGCAAAGCGACCTCGTCGGAGGCCTGGCCGAGCGCACCTATAAGCTCCCGAATCCGTTCTATCTTATTCGGTGA
- a CDS encoding response regulator encodes MSHLSSRQNSSPATPWVLLVDDEVSIRTLMTRFLAETGLEIEEAGNADQALAVLAKRTTEPLVAFVDVMMPGVDGLTLARKFRARFKRGSIVVMSGHLSDVSYWPEDLRDVDFMAKPFRLELVLEKVTAARAAQGS; translated from the coding sequence ATGTCTCACCTCAGCTCACGGCAGAACTCCTCCCCGGCCACCCCGTGGGTTCTCTTGGTTGATGACGAGGTCTCGATCCGGACCTTGATGACCCGGTTTCTGGCTGAGACCGGTCTGGAGATTGAGGAAGCCGGCAATGCCGACCAGGCGCTTGCTGTGCTGGCCAAACGGACCACCGAGCCGCTGGTGGCGTTCGTGGATGTGATGATGCCCGGAGTCGACGGCCTGACGCTGGCCCGCAAGTTTCGGGCCCGGTTCAAGCGGGGCAGCATCGTGGTCATGAGCGGACACCTCAGTGACGTCTCGTATTGGCCCGAAGACCTGCGGGACGTGGATTTCATGGCGAAACCGTTCCGGCTGGAGCTGGTCCTCGAAAAGGTGACGGCGGCTCGCGCCGCGCAGGGTTCCTGA
- the amaB gene encoding L-piperidine-6-carboxylate dehydrogenase codes for MPYSSTSVATVAKAIFPKLGLSMKTANPGVFAGEWGGSGPVIDKFSPIDGSLIGRVRTASPADYERTVKAAAEAFIDWRDLPAPKRGEVIRRYGEALRGLKRELGRLVSLEAGKIPAEGEGEVQEMIDICDFATGLSRQLHGLTIASERPGHRMLEQWQPLGVVGIISAFNFPVAVWAWNSALAAVCGDTTLWKPSEKTPLTAIACIRLAEMVCHECDVNPAIFSLAVGAAEIGELLAADTRVPLVSATGSTRMGRRVAEVVAHRFGRSLLELGGNNAIIVTPSADQKLALRAVLFGAAGTAGQRCTTTRRIIVHKSVYKAFVASLVTAYRQLPVGNPLKPGTLVGPLIDETAVAAMQAALDEVKARGGRVLHGGEHLGGTYVTPAIVEAENSWPVVQYETFAPILYVMTYKTIDEAITLQNAVPQGLSSAIFTTDLRESEHFLSARGSDCGIANVNIGTSGAEIGGAFGGEKETGGGRESGSDAWKAYMRRQTVTINYSDDLPLAQGIRFGD; via the coding sequence ATGCCCTATTCCTCCACCTCCGTCGCCACGGTCGCCAAGGCGATCTTTCCCAAGCTCGGTCTCTCCATGAAGACCGCCAATCCCGGCGTGTTCGCGGGCGAATGGGGCGGGTCCGGGCCGGTGATCGACAAGTTCTCGCCGATTGACGGCTCGCTGATCGGCCGCGTGCGCACCGCCTCGCCGGCGGACTACGAACGTACGGTCAAGGCGGCGGCGGAGGCCTTCATCGACTGGCGCGACCTGCCGGCGCCGAAGCGCGGTGAGGTCATCCGTCGCTACGGTGAGGCGCTGCGCGGGCTCAAGCGCGAGCTCGGTCGGCTCGTGTCGCTGGAGGCGGGCAAGATCCCGGCCGAAGGCGAGGGCGAGGTGCAGGAGATGATAGACATCTGCGACTTCGCCACCGGACTTTCGCGGCAATTGCACGGCCTGACGATCGCCTCGGAGCGTCCGGGCCACCGCATGCTGGAGCAATGGCAGCCGTTGGGGGTCGTTGGCATCATCTCGGCCTTCAATTTTCCCGTGGCCGTCTGGGCGTGGAACAGCGCGCTGGCCGCCGTGTGCGGCGACACCACGCTCTGGAAGCCGTCCGAAAAAACGCCGCTCACGGCCATCGCCTGCATCCGGCTCGCCGAGATGGTCTGCCATGAGTGCGACGTGAATCCGGCGATTTTCTCCCTCGCCGTCGGCGCGGCGGAGATCGGTGAGCTGCTCGCGGCGGACACGCGGGTGCCGCTGGTCTCGGCCACGGGCTCGACGCGCATGGGCCGGCGCGTGGCCGAGGTGGTGGCGCACCGCTTCGGGCGCTCGCTGCTGGAACTGGGCGGCAACAACGCGATCATCGTGACGCCGTCCGCCGACCAGAAATTGGCCTTGCGGGCCGTGCTCTTCGGCGCGGCGGGCACCGCCGGCCAGCGTTGCACGACGACGCGCCGGATCATCGTCCACAAGTCGGTGTACAAGGCCTTTGTCGCCTCGCTCGTCACCGCTTACCGCCAGCTGCCGGTCGGCAACCCGCTCAAACCCGGCACGCTGGTCGGCCCGTTGATCGACGAGACGGCGGTGGCCGCGATGCAGGCTGCGCTCGACGAGGTGAAGGCCCGCGGCGGACGCGTGCTCCACGGTGGTGAGCACCTCGGCGGCACCTACGTGACGCCCGCCATTGTCGAGGCCGAGAATTCCTGGCCGGTGGTGCAGTACGAGACCTTCGCGCCGATCCTTTACGTGATGACCTACAAGACAATCGACGAGGCGATCACCCTACAGAATGCCGTGCCGCAGGGCCTGAGCTCCGCGATTTTCACGACCGACCTGCGCGAGTCGGAGCATTTCCTGTCCGCCCGGGGCAGCGACTGTGGCATCGCCAACGTGAACATCGGCACGAGCGGTGCTGAGATCGGCGGCGCCTTCGGCGGCGAAAAGGAAACCGGAGGCGGCCGCGAGAGCGGCAGCGACGCCTGGAAAGCCTACATGCGCCGGCAGACGGTCACGATCAACTACTCCGACGACCTGCCGCTCGCGCAGGGGATCAGGTTTGGCGATTGA
- a CDS encoding response regulator, which yields MTSTPDNSPAKPVFPAWVLVVDDEEPIRQVMAGFIRETGVEVVEAFDAASALVILGQRPTEPLIVFVDVVMPGMDGLTLARKLRPTLKTARIVLMSGQTSRKSWWPADLLELTFLTKPFRHSEIMELLRVARG from the coding sequence ATGACTTCCACCCCTGACAACAGCCCGGCCAAGCCAGTATTCCCTGCCTGGGTTCTGGTGGTAGATGATGAAGAGCCGATTCGGCAGGTGATGGCGGGTTTCATCCGCGAGACAGGGGTTGAAGTGGTGGAGGCATTTGATGCGGCCTCCGCCCTGGTGATTCTCGGCCAGCGTCCGACCGAGCCGCTCATTGTTTTCGTGGATGTGGTCATGCCGGGCATGGATGGGCTCACACTGGCGCGCAAGTTGCGCCCGACCCTGAAAACTGCCCGAATCGTGCTCATGAGCGGTCAGACCAGCCGCAAATCTTGGTGGCCGGCGGACCTGCTCGAGCTGACGTTTCTGACCAAGCCGTTCCGGCACTCGGAAATCATGGAGCTGCTTCGCGTGGCTCGCGGTTAA